One Vigna unguiculata cultivar IT97K-499-35 chromosome 7, ASM411807v1, whole genome shotgun sequence genomic region harbors:
- the LOC114191613 gene encoding pentatricopeptide repeat-containing protein At1g52640, mitochondrial, producing the protein MAFQSFFSKYKTLPYFFCTFVQHKPNYHIHSFANPQILPPSLPDLVNEISRLLSDHRYPHHDLELSLKPFSPQISTNLVEQVLKRCKNLGFSAHRFFLWAKSIPGFQHNDVSFHILVEILGSCKQFAVLWDFLIEMRDSRSHVINSEIFWLIFKAYSRANLPDGAIRSFNRMDEFGVMPNVQDLDKLLYFLCKRKHLQQAQNFFDKAKNRFSLSAKTYSILISGWGEIGDSDKARELFEAMLEQGCPVDLLAYNNLLGALCKGGCVDEAKNVFHDMLSKRVEPDAFSYSIFIHSYCNANDVQSAFRVLDKMRRYNLLPNVFTYNCIIKRLCKNELVEEAYQLLDEMISRGVKPDIWSYNAIQAYHCDHCEVNRALRLMFRMEKDKCLPDRHTYNMVLKLLIRIGRFDKVAEVWENMVDKNFFPSVSTYSVLIHGFCKKKGKLEEACKYFEMMIDEGIPPYVTTVELLRNRLLGLGLLDHIEILVDKMRQSTSHAIQELANVMIGNRATHNTLRRDETDIESD; encoded by the coding sequence ATGGCTTTTCAGTCATTCTTTTCAAAGTATAAAACCTTACCCTATTTCTTTTGCACCTTTGTCCAACACAAACCCAATTATCACATTCATTCTTTCGCAAACCCTCAAATCTTACCACCATCATTACCAGACCTTGTCAATGAGATATCCCGTCTACTCAGTGACCACCGATACCCTCACCATGATCTAGAACTCTCTCTCAAGCCATTTTCACCACAAATATCCACTAATTTGGTCGAACAGGTCTTGAAAAGGTGCAAGAATCTTGGCTTCTCAGCCCATAGATTCTTTCTTTGGGCTAAATCAATTCCAGGTTTTCAGCACAATGATGTGAGCTTTCACATTTTGGTGGAAATCTTGGGAAGTTGCAAACAGTTTGCCGTACTATGGGATTTTCTCATAGAAATGAGAGACTCTCGTTCGCATGTAATCAACAGTGAGATTTTCTGGCTCATTTTCAAGGCATATAGCCGGGCTAATTTACCAGATGGTGCAATTCGGTCTTTCAATAGAATGGATGAGTTTGGAGTTATGCCAAATGTTCAGGATTTGGATAAGTTGTTGTACTTTTTATGCAAAAGGAAGCATCTCCAGCAGGctcaaaatttttttgacaaagcTAAGAATCGTTTCTCTTTATCTGCTAAAACCTACAGCATTTTGATAAGTGGATGGGGTGAGATTGGTGATTCGGATAAAGCCCGTGAGCTGTTTGAAGCAATGCTTGAACAAGGATGTCCAGTGGATTTGCTTGCGTATAACAATTTGTTGGGTGCTCTTTGCAAAGGTGGTTGTGTGGATGAAGCTAAGAATGTTTTTCACGATATGTTGTCAAAAAGAGTTGAGCCAGATGCTTTTTCTTATTCAATATTTATTCACTCGTATTGCAATGCAAATGATGTGCAATCAGCTTTCAGGGTTCTTGATAAAATGAGAAGGTACAACCTTTTGCCTAATGTTTTTACATACAATTGTATTATAAAGCGACTATGTAAGAATGAACTTGTGGAAGAAGCTTATCAATTGTTGGATGAAATGATTTCGAGAGGAGTTAAACCAGACATTTGGAGCTATAATGCAATACAAGCTTACCATTGTGATCATTGTGAGGTCAATAGGGCCCTGAGGTTAATGTTTAGAATGGAAAAAGATAAATGTCTCCCTGATCGCCATACATATAACATGGTCCTCAAATTGTTGATCAGGATAGGAAGGTTTGATAAGGTAGCTGAAGTTTGGGAGAACATGGTGGACAAAAATTTTTTTCCATCTGTCTCAACATATTCTGTCTTGATTCATGGTTTTTGTAAGAAGAAAGGAAAACTAGAGGAGGCATGTAAGTATTTTGAAATGATGATTGATGAAGGAATACCACCTTATGTTACTACTGTTGAGCTACTGAGAAATCGACTCTTGGGTTTAGGGCTTTTAGATCACATTGAAATACTGGTTGATAAAATGAGGCAGAGCACTTCCCATGCAATTCAAGAATTGGCAAATGTTATGATTGGTAATAGAGCAACTCATAATACTTTGAGACGTGATGAGACTGACATAGAAAGTGACTGA